A window from Staphylococcus succinus encodes these proteins:
- the cysE gene encoding serine O-acetyltransferase: MLKRVKDDVNMVFEQDPAARTTLEVITSYAGIHAVWSHLIAHELYKKKKYVLARLISQVTRFFTGIEIHPGAQVGRRLFIDHGMGVVIGETCRIGDNVTIYQGVTLGGTGKEKGKRHPDIGDNVLIAAGAKVLGNIKIESDVNIGANSVVLSSVPSYSTVVGIPGHIVKQDGRRIGKTFDHRNLPDPLFEQLKELEKQLEKTRNGEIQDDYII; encoded by the coding sequence ATTTTGAAAAGAGTAAAAGATGATGTAAATATGGTGTTCGAACAAGATCCAGCCGCACGTACGACATTGGAAGTTATTACTTCATATGCAGGCATACATGCAGTGTGGAGCCACCTCATCGCACACGAATTATATAAAAAAAAGAAATATGTTCTAGCGAGGTTGATTTCTCAAGTCACTCGCTTTTTCACTGGAATTGAAATACATCCAGGTGCTCAGGTTGGTAGACGTTTATTTATTGATCATGGTATGGGTGTAGTTATTGGGGAAACGTGTAGAATTGGAGATAATGTCACAATTTATCAAGGTGTCACATTAGGTGGTACGGGTAAAGAAAAAGGTAAACGTCATCCTGACATTGGCGACAATGTTTTAATCGCTGCTGGTGCCAAAGTATTAGGCAATATTAAAATTGAATCTGACGTAAATATAGGCGCTAATTCTGTAGTATTAAGTTCAGTACCAAGCTATTCTACTGTAGTTGGCATACCAGGTCATATTGTTAAACAAGATGGCAGACGCATAGGTAAAACATTTGACCACCGCAATTTACCAGATCCGCTTTTCGAGCAATTAAAAGAATTAGAGAAACAACTTGAGAAAACAAGAAATGGAGAGATACAAGATGATTACATTATATAA
- the gltX gene encoding glutamate--tRNA ligase — translation MSDRVRVRYAPSPTGYLHIGNARTALFNYLFAKHYDGDFVIRIEDTDSKRNLTDGESSQFENLKWLGIEWDESIDKDKGYGPYRQSERAEIYNPLIQQLLDEDKAYKCYMTEDELEEERQQQIERGEMPRYGGKHAHLTEEERQQFEAEGRQPSIRFRVPKDTTFSFDDMVKGEISFDSNNIGDWVIVKKDGVPTYNFAVAIDDHYMEISDVIRGDDHISNTPKQLMIFETFGWEVPRFAHMSLIVNEERKKLSKRDGQILQFIEQYRDLGYLPEALFNFITLLGWSPEGEDEIYSQEEFIKIFDEKRLSKSPAFFDKQKLAWVNNQYMKQKDTETVFDLALPHLIKAELLPENPSEAELEWGRKLVALYQKEMSYAGEIVPLSELFFRDEQILGEDEQEVIEGEQVPELMTHLYSKLEALEPFEAAEIKKTIKEVQKETGIKGKQLFMPIRVAVTGQMHGPELPNTIEVLGKDKVLSRLKKYV, via the coding sequence ATGAGTGATCGTGTAAGAGTTAGATATGCACCAAGTCCAACAGGCTACTTGCATATTGGTAATGCAAGAACTGCATTATTCAACTATTTATTTGCTAAACATTATGATGGGGATTTCGTAATTCGCATTGAAGATACGGATAGTAAGCGTAATTTAACGGATGGTGAGTCTTCTCAATTTGAAAATTTAAAATGGTTAGGTATTGAATGGGATGAATCTATCGATAAAGATAAAGGTTATGGTCCATACCGTCAGTCTGAACGTGCTGAAATATATAATCCGTTAATTCAACAATTATTAGATGAAGATAAAGCTTATAAATGTTATATGACTGAAGACGAATTAGAAGAAGAACGCCAACAACAAATTGAACGTGGAGAAATGCCTCGTTATGGCGGTAAACATGCACACTTAACAGAAGAAGAACGCCAACAGTTTGAAGCTGAAGGACGTCAACCTTCGATCCGTTTCCGTGTCCCTAAAGATACTACATTCTCATTTGACGACATGGTTAAAGGTGAAATTTCATTTGATTCAAATAACATTGGTGATTGGGTTATTGTTAAAAAAGATGGCGTTCCAACGTATAACTTCGCAGTAGCAATTGACGATCATTATATGGAAATTTCGGATGTTATTCGTGGAGATGACCATATTTCGAACACGCCAAAACAATTGATGATTTTTGAAACATTTGGTTGGGAAGTGCCAAGATTCGCGCACATGTCACTTATTGTTAACGAAGAACGTAAAAAGCTAAGTAAACGTGATGGACAAATCTTACAATTTATCGAGCAATATCGCGATTTAGGATACTTACCAGAAGCTTTATTTAATTTCATTACGCTATTAGGGTGGTCACCAGAGGGTGAAGATGAAATTTATTCTCAAGAAGAATTTATTAAAATCTTTGATGAAAAACGTTTATCAAAATCACCAGCGTTTTTCGACAAACAAAAATTAGCATGGGTTAACAACCAATATATGAAACAAAAAGATACTGAAACGGTATTTGATTTAGCATTACCACATCTTATTAAAGCAGAACTACTTCCTGAAAATCCTAGTGAAGCAGAATTAGAGTGGGGTCGTAAACTAGTTGCACTGTATCAAAAAGAGATGAGTTATGCTGGAGAAATTGTTCCACTTTCAGAGTTATTCTTCCGTGATGAACAAATATTAGGAGAAGATGAGCAAGAAGTCATTGAAGGTGAGCAAGTACCTGAACTAATGACGCACCTGTATAGCAAACTAGAAGCGCTTGAACCATTTGAAGCGGCAGAAATTAAGAAAACAATTAAAGAAGTTCAAAAAGAAACAGGTATTAAAGGTAAGCAATTATTTATGCCGATACGTGTTGCTGTTACTGGCCAAATGCATGGGCCAGAACTACCTAATACTATCGAAGTATTAGGCAAAGACAAAGTGTTGTCACGTTTGAAAAAATACGTTTAA
- a CDS encoding PIN/TRAM domain-containing protein: protein MNMLRLIVILCYIILGASLGVYFIPEITIDAGLADYTLLTNNYFNGLLGILIFFLIFGWFIKRATLAFKELEQTIMRQSAVEILFATIGLIIGLLISVMISFIFQIIGNTVLNHFVPIIITIILGYLGFQFGLRKRDEMLLFLPENMARSMSINARNAVPKIIDTSAIIDGRILDIIECGFIDGEILIPQGVINELQVVADANDSVKREKGQRGLDILNELYDTNHPTRIIHPTKSHSDIDAMLIKLAQHYRAHIITTDFNLNKVCHVQGIQALNVNDLSEAIKPSVHQGDRFSLLLTKMGKESGQAVGYLDDGTMVVVDNAKKHIGEHIDIEVISLLQTSSGRIIFAKKLN, encoded by the coding sequence TTGAATATGTTAAGACTCATTGTAATCTTGTGCTATATTATTTTAGGTGCAAGTTTAGGTGTATATTTCATCCCTGAAATCACAATTGATGCTGGTTTAGCTGACTATACACTATTAACGAATAACTATTTCAATGGTCTACTAGGGATTTTAATATTCTTTTTAATCTTTGGATGGTTTATAAAAAGAGCAACTTTAGCATTTAAAGAATTAGAACAAACAATTATGCGTCAAAGTGCTGTAGAAATTTTATTTGCTACAATTGGGCTGATTATTGGTTTGCTTATTTCTGTTATGATATCTTTCATTTTTCAAATAATCGGCAACACTGTATTAAATCACTTTGTACCCATTATAATTACAATTATTCTAGGTTATCTAGGATTCCAATTTGGCTTACGCAAGCGTGATGAAATGTTGCTATTTTTACCAGAAAATATGGCGCGCTCAATGTCTATTAATGCTAGAAATGCAGTGCCTAAAATTATCGATACAAGTGCTATTATAGATGGTCGTATTTTAGATATTATTGAATGCGGATTTATTGATGGAGAGATATTGATTCCGCAAGGTGTTATTAACGAATTACAAGTTGTTGCAGATGCGAATGATAGTGTGAAACGTGAAAAAGGTCAGCGTGGGTTAGATATTTTAAATGAACTTTATGATACAAATCACCCTACGAGAATTATACATCCGACTAAGTCACATAGCGACATTGACGCAATGTTAATTAAGTTAGCGCAACACTATAGAGCGCACATTATTACCACAGACTTTAATCTTAATAAAGTGTGCCATGTGCAAGGGATTCAAGCACTAAATGTTAATGATTTATCTGAAGCTATTAAACCGTCTGTACACCAAGGTGATCGTTTTAGTCTATTACTTACGAAAATGGGTAAAGAATCGGGACAAGCTGTAGGATACTTGGATGATGGGACAATGGTAGTAGTGGATAACGCTAAGAAACATATTGGGGAGCATATTGATATTGAAGTTATCAGCTTATTACAAACTTCATCAGGAAGAATTATTTTTGCTAAAAAGCTAAACTAG
- the radA gene encoding DNA repair protein RadA codes for MAKKKVIFECMACGYQSPKWMGKCPNCGGWNQMEEVVEQKTASPKHGVRTRDNVSKVQKLNDIKQETTPRVKSKSDEFNRVLGGGIVNGSLVLIGGDPGIGKSTLLLQICAALSQSHNVLYITGEESLNQTKLRAERLDEDSSQLNVFAETDLEIIHETVKQLKPDLLVVDSIQTIFHPEINSAPGSVSQVRESTQSLMNIAKQMNIATFIVGHVTKEGQIAGPRLLEHMVDTVLYFEGDEHHAYRILRAVKNRFGSTNEMGIFEMKQSGLKGVANPSEMFLEERSTNVPGSTIVSTMEGTRPLLIEVQALVTPTTFNNPRRMATGIDHNRLSLLMAVLEKKENYLLQQQDAYIKVAGGVRLTEPAVDLGIVVATASSFKDQAVDGLDCFIGEVGLTGEVRRVSRIEQRVQEAAKLGFKRVIIPETNIGGWQFPSDIKVIGVKSVNDALRYALAK; via the coding sequence TTGGCCAAAAAGAAAGTGATTTTCGAATGTATGGCTTGTGGTTATCAGTCACCAAAATGGATGGGAAAATGTCCAAACTGTGGTGGTTGGAATCAAATGGAAGAAGTTGTCGAGCAAAAGACAGCGAGTCCGAAGCACGGCGTACGAACTCGCGATAATGTTTCTAAAGTGCAGAAGTTAAATGACATCAAACAAGAAACTACACCGCGTGTTAAGAGTAAGTCAGATGAATTTAATCGCGTGTTAGGTGGCGGGATTGTGAATGGTTCATTAGTCTTGATTGGTGGAGACCCTGGTATAGGGAAATCCACATTATTACTACAAATTTGTGCAGCGTTATCGCAGTCACATAATGTTTTATACATCACTGGTGAAGAATCATTAAACCAAACGAAATTGAGAGCAGAAAGATTGGATGAGGATTCAAGTCAGTTAAATGTGTTTGCTGAAACAGATTTGGAAATTATACATGAAACCGTAAAACAATTAAAACCAGATTTGCTTGTTGTCGATTCTATCCAAACTATATTTCATCCTGAAATTAACTCAGCGCCTGGTTCCGTTTCGCAAGTCAGAGAAAGCACCCAAAGCCTTATGAATATTGCTAAGCAAATGAATATCGCAACATTTATTGTCGGGCATGTTACAAAAGAAGGTCAAATTGCTGGTCCGCGCTTATTAGAACACATGGTTGATACTGTTCTTTATTTTGAAGGCGATGAGCATCATGCCTATCGTATTTTAAGAGCGGTAAAAAACCGTTTTGGTTCTACAAATGAAATGGGTATTTTTGAAATGAAGCAAAGTGGATTAAAAGGCGTTGCAAACCCTTCTGAAATGTTTTTAGAAGAACGTTCAACTAACGTGCCAGGTTCTACAATTGTTTCTACTATGGAAGGTACGAGACCGTTATTGATAGAAGTACAAGCGTTAGTCACTCCTACTACTTTTAATAATCCACGACGTATGGCTACAGGTATTGATCATAATCGCTTGAGTTTACTCATGGCTGTATTAGAAAAGAAAGAAAATTATTTACTTCAACAGCAAGATGCTTATATTAAAGTTGCTGGCGGTGTAAGATTAACCGAACCTGCAGTCGACTTAGGAATCGTTGTAGCCACAGCTTCAAGCTTTAAAGATCAAGCCGTAGATGGTTTAGACTGCTTTATCGGTGAGGTCGGTCTGACCGGCGAAGTAAGACGTGTATCACGTATTGAACAACGTGTACAAGAGGCGGCAAAATTAGGTTTTAAACGTGTCATTATTCCAGAAACAAATATAGGCGGTTGGCAATTCCCAAGCGATATTAAAGTTATAGGTGTCAAAAGTGTAAACGACGCTTTGAGATACGCTTTAGCTAAATAA